AATCACAAATTCGAATTGAAGAGTGGCACACATCAAagatttaattttataaaaaactacCATGACAGAGGAGGTTATGACGACATCAAGAACTGCCACTAGCAGTTAGGAGAGCAACAAggtattatcaaaattttaagataaaTGAAAGTAATTTTAAGACACATAATAccaatgtatatatacacactaaTAAATTCATCTGTATCAAATATTAATGCATATGAAAGGCCATAAACCAAATGAAAGGAGAGAGACAAGCATTGGACGTTGGTGGGTAGAGTATGAGGAGCGCCgaaaagcagaaaaaacaaaatctataagcagaagaagaagaagaagagagagatagagaagcatCAGACGTTGGTGGGTAGAGTATGAGAAGCACcgaaaagcagaaaaaaaatctacaagaagaagaagaagaagaagaagaagaagaagaagaagaagaagaagaagatgatgatgatgagagagagagagaagcatcaGACGTTGGTGGGCAGagtatgagagagaaaaagcaggaaaaacaacaatgaaaaagaagaagagatatatatatatatatatatagagagagagagggacgcaCCTTGTTCCTTGCTAAGCGTCCCTTCACTCCTGGAGAAAAAGCAGCAGATGTGAGCAAGAGTCTTCTTGCGCAGGGGAGGAGGCCTCTCTCTTCCTTGTTTGTTGAAGACGTGAAAAGAATGGGAGGGATAGTGTGAGAATAAAAAGACTTTTCcactttccttccttttctttccttcccaatcTGTCCGATTTAAGAGGGAAGAGATTTATACTACACAATCTCTcactttcctttttcatttccctccccTCGCAGCCAAACACACTTTCTTCCTTTCACTTCATTCTCCTCCTTTCTAATTTGACATATAACTGCATATAATATGACATATTGTGTTAATTGCAATATATAGTTTGGAAAAAGTTATAAGAAGCCATCAAGTGCTAAGTTGTACATTGCTATTAGGACTAATAAGAACCTGAATTACTTTAACCCTGGAACCAATGATGTGATTGTAAGTCTCATTCAAACAATTACATTTTTCTATCTCAAcaacatatatattatcatatacTCAAATAATTGTATTCTTCATGATAATTGTAAAATCAACTAAATGAACAACTCAAAACAGTGCCTCAAGAGACACAAGATACTCCAAAAAGTAATGATGTATACTCCACAGTGATGGAGTAAGAGATATATGATAGAGTACGAATGATGGAGCTTGGTGTTAGTCCTTTTTAATTTGGATCGTCTTTTAAATCGGGTGAAATATGCATTATGTGGGAAGAATATGCATCCTTCAAGGATAAAGTTTTTTCGCTTGagtctcaatttcttcaatttcatGCTCAAGTTACTTAGTTTATGCTACAACAGTAGGGTGATACAAACCTAGGTTACATAACATCTTACTTGTTGTAATGAGTGATATATGTTAAAGTTCATTTCTAATAgaactaacatattttcttaatgttCATTTTAGACCAAACTTTCACTTCATCAATGAGATTGTTGTGTGAAAAGTTTATGTTAACGttatgttaaaaatgtttttgtagTTTTAAACTACAGTGAATTAGTTGTATTGTAATATAAGTGTGAATGTctattatacatatacatttgaTTTGTAGACATGtaattgttttgtttattttgataAATGGACAATGTAAGCAGGTATGTTGTATATGTATTTtcgatttttgaaaaaaatatgtcatactcggatagaaaaagaaaacttaaaagaCTTTCACTAAGGCCTAAATTTGCATTAATAAATAGTAATAACAACGTTAGGCGGACATCTTTAATCGACATCCAAAGGTTTGTCAGTCAAAATTTTTACTGACGCCAAGTTATATGTCGGTAAAAAATTTTACGAACGTCCATGTCCATTATCAGTATAGTTTTTACTAACAACCTTGAGGATGTCTAAAATAATTGATTATTACAAATGCGGTCGGACATCCATAATAATCAATATTTACCTACATGTAGACTGTGCTGGTGATATTTGACGTCGGTCCTGTGTGTCGGTGATGATTTTTACCGACACATTCTTCACCAATGACGTCACAAAAAGTTGGTATAAGCATTACCAACGTGCGCCTCTGCTTCATCAACATTTTCTGACAGtcagtaatgtttttttttttttttttttgtagtgacaAAACCGTTTAGAAGCTCAACTCAAGATATCAGACAACAAAAAGGTTAATTTTGAGATACATCTTTATCTATTGCTAAACTTTTGCCTTCTTGCGAGAAGTGGGCTAATGTTGAAGTGGAGTGAGTAGAGCAAAATTGGTTCCCCAATTGTCACCAACAGTGCGTACCATTTGAGATCGAAGCAGTTCTGTTATGTTCAACTACGATGGGTGGCAAAACCTTGGGCTTAGGCGGCCTACAGGGACTTCGACTTTATAGCTAGGCTGTGGACGGGGGAACAGTTGTATGCCTAACTAGAGGCTTGCATGTGGCATATATCCGCAAAGGCGAGTGGTAAATGTGTGCGTTTTAAGGGCAAAACTTTTACTTCTCTTGTTAATTTGTATCAGATTTGAGCTATCAGAGATTTAATTAAATCAGACGGTTCATGCGAATCTCAAACAGTTAACTTTCGTGTGGCTACTACCAACCAAGGGATGATCCTTGGTTAATTAGGAGTGGAGGATGGGCGTTAGCCAGTTAGGCAGGTCCCTGCCAAATTTTGCCAAGAGAGAATGCATGCAGTTAAAGatatatatcaattttttgCACAAATAAGTTTCATCTGCATGTTGATCGAGCAGAAGAAGCTTTTATTACATAATATATCATGATGCTGCATGGCTGCTTTTCAACTGATCGGATTCACACCATAATCAAGCATCAATTAAGCATGGTCTGATTCCATTCCATATCAAACTGAAGCACGGGGAGGCCGTGATGATTTGTAAATATGGCATGGTTGTAAAAATGctttaatctttttttaaaaaaaaaactgagacATGTACCATTATCAAGAGAACTGGTAGGAGTCTATCAATCAAGAATGTCTTCTCAAAcagcgcacacacacacactccctCCCCTTACCTCAGAGGGGCAGTGGGAATCATCAGGCAATTAGTCGGCAGGGTGAGGAATCAGGAAGCTTCTCAGATCGCTTAAGACTGACAGGAATCCCGAATAGCATAACCAATGAAGTCGGCCTTTTAATTGACCGAGGTACTCGCATCTGGCTCGTGACTCTCTTTTAAAATTCCAATCTCAGGGCCAAGCAGCATCAGACATCGTCTCCCGCTCCACATTTCCTTCCAACGCACGCCAAAGAGACGAAGAAGCGAGAGGACGTGTCTGCAAAGAAGATTGAACGAGATGCGAGGGCCTTCTGTCGCCTGTCCGCTCTTTCTTGCTTCCGCATATAATTAAGCGGCGCCCCCACAAAGGAATTTCTCGGTTATCCAACTCCAACACCAATTTATACGCGTCATTGTTTGAGCCGTGAGCTGCAcgaatattgaaaaataataagcGAATCAGTGAAACCGGCAACAATtcataagaaagagagagagatgaccgAGAAAGCCTGTTGGGTCAACTTGAGATCACCAACtcatgaaagagagagatgaccgAGAAAGCCAGCAGAGCCAAGAGTTGACTTTCAGAAATGCCCTCTGACCTCGGCATTATATTGCACCACGACTAGCTCatccccaccctctctctctctctctcatcgtaCAGGCTGCATAGGAGAGAACGAAAGATGCGTCTTCATGGAGTTCTCAACGCCGTCGAGTCATTGACAATGCCATCTATATCTATTTGACGTGAATGATCACGTTCCCCGCCCCATTGTTTGGACGCTTCTGTGCAAAGGCTGCGCCGCTGCAAGagtctcagagagagagagagagagaatatgagCAACAACACCGGCGTTTCCGACAACGACCCCAAAGACGTTCCGGCGAGTGGGATTGCTTACGGAACGGGCTTCGCCTTGGGCGTGTTCCTCCTCATTACCACCATCACCGTCGTATCTTACTTCTGTGCCCGCGCCAGCACCACCACACGGCGGCAACTACCGCAATCCGACCATCCCATCAACCGATTGGTAGTCGTCGGCGGAGGTCTGGACGACGCCACCCTGCGATCTTACCCAACGCTCACCTATTCCGAGGCCACGCTCCCGAGGGACTCCGATATCCCCAATCGCTGTGCCATCTGCTTGGCGGACTACAACGACTCGGACGTGCTCCGGCTGCTGCCTGATTGCGGCCACTTGTTCCATCTAAACTGTCTGGATCGCTGGTTGAAGCAGCATCCGACCTGCCCAATTTGCCGAACCTCTCCCCCGCCCTACTCCATGCCCACCTCATCGGCGGTAGCTGTTCCCTTGGCCCAAGTGGTATAGAATGAGCTGGCGAGCAAGCTAGACTACTGAACTTCAAGCGGCAATCCGGCCGATCACCCGGAAAAACCGAGATGCGTCTGGTTAGAAGCCTCCTCCTCGTTCCTCTGGCTATGTTCTCTTGCTGTACGTATATATACTCGAGGATCATGCCCCATTACAATTTACATGTAGCTAGGCCGTCCCCTTCTATTTACTTGTTTTTGGCATTGGAAGGGTAAAAGCACCTACATGAgattatttatttgttaatttcGTCATTCATGTTTAATTATAAATTAAACTCGTAGCTAGAGATCAAGGGCCcgcaaagaaaagcaaaagaaagagctAAGTTATATTGATGCTGCCAAGAGGCCTCTTCCGTGAATATCATGCAAGCTGTCCACCCACTCTCCCTCGCCCGAGAGGtatcttcccctttttcttccaGATAAGTGATTCgaaacaaacaaacatggtATCGGATCGTCTCGTCCCTAACATACTTGCATCTGCGAGAATGTCAAGTGTGCAAtttatttttaactaaaaaagATATCGGATGGAGCTCTAGCAACTTTGATtcctaaaaaatatttaaggTTTTCCCAGTCCTTTATGTGAAAACAAGAATGGAAAAATTTCTTGATAGAGTTGATGTTTTGATAATCATTGCTTGCAATAGCAAGATCGtcaatatatataagaatgacCATAAAACTATTTCTAGTACATCGGGtgaataatatataatattgcaGCTGATTGAAGAAATTTTGCATCCATTAAGCTGAGGTGCGCTTGTGGAACCAATTGCCTGGGGTTTGCTTGAGTATACCTATTGGCAACATTTTGTACTTTATAACATTCAAAAGTTCCGTTAGATTATCGTTTAATCTTGTACACCCACCAACAACCAATAGGGTTCTTATGAGGAGGCACTATAGTGGTAGACCACGTGTCATTCTGTTCAAGCCCTTGATCCCATCAGCCATGATGTCTCATCAATGTTGATATTGTACTGCTTCACCAAACATGGAGGGTTCGACATCACTCATGAGAGATGACAAGAAAGCAAAATAAGAGTGACATAATTTAGGGTTATTGAGATATTTTTGAATTGGGTAATGTATTTAAAGAGGACGGATTGTACGGTAGAGCTTGATTACAAGTTGGATTTTAAATCATCACATTCAAACAAATATAATCTCGGATGTAGGTGGGCTATTGATGTTCAAAAGTGGATCTATGCATGGTATTTTCAGTGGTAATGCCTGGCCTAGAAGACAAAGTAGTGGGCTCGATGGCGGAAGTGTGTTCAGTGACATAAGTCGTGGATTGCTCGTAGCCTCAGCAGCTAACGTCCCCAATTCTTGAGAGGTATAGGAAGAACTAGGGTATTGTCTTTCGCCATATTGGTATCATGATTAGGAATGTCAGGTGACTATTCGTAAAGTGTTATTCAAAGTTCGTCTTCCTAATTACTTTTAGTAACGGCCACAACTGTCCCTAATGAGTTCTCATTAGAAACAATTTTCAGGAAGTGTTCCTAAAAGTTAAAGTCCTAATTGCATTTTACAATGCATATGGGAATAGTCACCCCGACCGTTCCTCATACCTCATGCAATTACTTTTAGAAACGATTCATGATACTTTTAACactagtttttaatttttaactatcaGACAACATCACATAGTAGCATAAAGCTtataagcttttatatatatatatatatatatatatagagagagagagagagagagagagagaaagccgataaaatgggTCTATTTGTTGAATATATAATCTGAACACTATTTGTTTTCTCATAATTGTTTTGGATATTATCATTTGAAACTTCTATGACCTCATGTTTAGACATTGGATGAGCAAATTGAAGTTCATTTGGTATGCAATTGCAGGCTAAAACGATGTATAGTACCCTCAATCATAAATTATGAAAACGCTCATCGTCTAGTGCTTATGTAGGTAACTCCAACGTTTCCAATTCTAGGGTGCTAGTTTAGTCAAAGTGACATTTTTGTGCCATACTTTGGATGACTTAATAAAAGACATACTTCACTATGTCATTACATTTGATGAATGCTATTAGTATCTTGGAATTTTGAGGTCACCCTATTTCATGATCTGCCACAAAAGGAGAACTCTCTTCTTATGAATGCTTTGAGCTTAACTCTTCTAACGTGTCTCACTTCTGTGCAAGTAACTGACATTACTGGAACAACATGTCAGTTTTTGTGTTTATTTGGTTGTCTCTTCTTCAGTGATCCCTTGGTTTATCTCTTCAATGCATCTCTTCTTTATAAGCCACTTGGCCTTTGTTTGGTAGTACTAATATTAATTCTTTTGCATCGTCAAAAAGGCAGACCTGGCATTCAATAAGTTCTTTTTTGCCTTTCAATCCAATTGTCAAACTATATGTAGTAACATATACCAGAAGTGGCAGAAAAATACATCGAGTTAGCAAAGTTGCGCCACAGCAAGTAATTGGACAAATAGCATGTTCTTCATAGATGGTTTTCATTAACTGTTAAGTCCTAAAAATGAAGGATATGCCGAAGTGTCCATACGGGGCAGGATTTAGTAAAGGCTAAAACATTACTAGCATAGATACTCTATACTAGCTATTCTGACTGCCTTTATGCAAGAATTTAATGCGCATGAGGCCCTTGTCCGTGGGTACTACCACGTCATCTTCGTCGAAGCCATATACTGACATAGTTGTGGGCTGATGTTCTCCTCCTGAGCAACCGACTGCCCGGAATCATTGTCGCCATAACTGCACACTTCAGCCAAAGCATATCCAGCTTCCAAGTAGGGTCCTATTCAATCATTTGAAATTCTCAGGCTTGGATGCTTTTGTAGTGTCTTTGCATCCCAATGCTTGGAATTTTAATGTTCGATAAGAGTGTTTGGCTACTCATCGTCTTTGAATCAATCGGCTGCTGGAGTGTCTTCGCTGGAGACAAGATATATATTCTGAAGGAAAAAGCAGGAGACAGGCTTCTCAAACACTTAGTAAAATGCAGGAGACGGGCTTCTCATGCACATGTTCTCTTGCTATGCTAAACAAACAAACACGTAAACAATGTACTTAAAACATATGTTTAGATCCATATCAACACTATTGCATCCTATTCCGGACACTCAATCAATGATCATGGTTCAAGCCTTGGTAATTGGCTTCCTTAGTTAACTTCTCTCATAATCCAATTTCCCATGTATTTAGCTATCCAAGTCCAAATTAACTATTTACATCCCTACACTTCCccatgtatcattttttttttctatttacatCCCTACACTTCCccatgtatcattttttttttttagggtgatTGGTTCATTCCACCGCCCTAAGAGAGACTACAGCCCCCCCCCCCTGGTTTACCGAGCTTGCTTCGGGCCCAAGACTGAGCGCTTCTGGAGTGGGCAGGTGATGCCCAAGGACTCGATCCCAAGTTCTTAGCGGACGGAGCACTTCCCCCGCGCCAGTGCACTATAACTTCTTGGGGTATCCCCATGTATGATTGGATCTTGAGATGAATTCCAACTACCGTAATACAAACACACATGTTCTTCATGAAAGCAAATGAGATGCTGTGTGATTTGAGTAACAGATTATCTCATTTTCAATATCTGGTTTGACTATTTGTAGGCGTTTTTTCCTTATTCTATTTCTCCTCGAATCTTTCAGTACTTTTACTTGTGTTCTCCCTTTTTGTCCATAAAGTGAGAAAATTATGGAAAGCATTCTCAAGTTGGTTTTAAAAAGTGGTTTCCTTGAATGCTATAGGATTCTAGAATATACTACTCTTCTTTGGTATTTGATTCTCTAAGTAGGAATACCAGTTTTTTGAAGACTTTATTTTCTAGTTATTTTTCGTAGAGTTTAGAATATGATCATAATTTTATTGGATTTTGAGGATATGTTTTAATAGTTCGAATATTTGAAGTAGATTTAGTTTTTGTAGGTTCTCCGGCGAAGACACTTCAGCAGCCTTGATTGTTTTTGAAACCTTTTAGACGATGCTATCTTTGGGGAATCCCTGTCAAAATatttatcaagaaaaataagtgtTGACTGTCTAAGTGTTGAGTTCTTTGGGTACATttcggagccagaaattttggatGAAGGAAGGTGAATTATAATTTTAGGagataaaatatcatttttcaaaatttttatatatgacaagtgaaattttaataaaaaaaactttgaggAGGGTGGGGTGGTGGGCAGAGAACTCCGGCCCCTATCCCCTAAGTTAGGATAGTAGGCACTAGTAAGTTGCagtttcatttttaacaaaatctacaaaaaatatttaaaatgccCTAAAAGGCTGGTGTCTGTATTCAAATGATAGACGAAGGGAGAGCATGGAAACACACTACACCATTAAATAGTAAGGACGCAACTTAAGAGGCATCATCTGCACCACCCCCACCCCCTTCCCCCCCGGATCATATTAGTCATAAGTAGTGGAAGTGAGCAATACATATCTAAAGCAGGCTGATGTCTAGGGATGCATGTCGACCTTGTCGCGCATCATAAAGCAATACATATCTAAAGTAGGGGGACATTAGAATGAGGAATTTTGAGTAGGCTCACGAAAAGGTTGAAAGTGGCGAGTTACAGGAAGTAAAACCAAGGAGATCAGGGAGTGTTGTGTTCATTTGTAAAGTTCGGAGATATAATAAAGTATTAGCAAGATCCGCAGTTGTGACTCCTGAGGTTCCaaaccatgagagagagagagagagtggttaCTCAAACGTGGCAGTTGATTGCATAAAGCTCTGTCCGCTAATTACTGAGAGATCTTACTGAGACGTGAGTAGCTTGCACACACTGTGCCACTGCCATCAAACACTCTACTGCCGCCCCGATACGTCCAATCCCAGAAAAGCATCAACCGATCGGCCAGACAAACACcctttatttttaaatcttgAATTTAGTTGGCGTGGGTGGGTTGCATCTGCATATCGTTGGCCTCGCCCACCCAACCATGTATCCCTCGTCCAGGATTTTAATGAGCACCACTACCTATTTCACCGAACGACTCAGAGGACAGCGCCATTGCCAACCAACGACGCGAGTGGAGCCTCACTATTTTAATTCTTCCCCCATTCTTGAGTCAACGCATtatcacagagagagaaagagagagagagaggcctccTCTTTTTCCATCTTTCCTTTTTATGAAGCAGCAGAGTCCATTTATGCAGCCAATCCTTCTCTGTGACTCGAAGCTGACGACCACCGCCTCAAATGATGCGAGCCTATTCACATTCCGCAGCAAGACACCGCCTGAGGCGGCGGTAAATTTTCATCAGCAGAAGGCAAGCGAAACAGCCAAGCCGAGAAGGGTCGTCAATCCGAGGCCGCCGGCGATGGATGCTACAGACATCGGTTGGGTGggggaagggaagaagaagaagaagatggaggagaGATCGGAGCAGAAGAAGGGGAGGGTGAcgagggagcagagggaggaGGGGAGGAGAGGGGCGAGGTGGAAGGAGTCGAAGGTTTGGTGGCAGCGGCCGCCACCTTGATGGCAACCTTCTGACCCAAGCTACAGTGAAGGCCGACGCTGCAGGAAGCACCGTGGAGTTGAGGATGGGAGTCATCGGGCCGTTGGCATAGCTTTCAAGGGGGGCTCACAGCTGTGCAAGCGTCATACTCCTTCTGGACACCTTCATCACATTATGTTCCCCGGTCTTGAAATTGAAAACTGAGTAAGAAAGCAGCGCGAAGAGATCAATACTAACTCTTCATGAACGATCACACCAAACTTAAAAGTATTTCAAAATAACaaccaaaaagggaaaagatgaaaagagagaaaaggcgAAACCAGTATGAAAGCGATGATGTGCATGTAACTTTATTCACCCAGCTTGTCATTGAGCTGGAAGGTTTTCCAAGAGGCCCAGGTGGCATAAAAGGTGGAGGTGGTGGAAACCATCCAGCCGCTGCTGTCATCGACGGTGTAAGTAGCTGCCGACGCTGCGGCAACCATCGTCATCGTCATCAAGAGGACGACGGAAGGGAAAGTGCTCCAATACGACGCCATGGTAGTGGCGAGGACGTTTGTGTTCCAAGGTCGACCCCGGTTGTTGGTCACTTTGGGCAGGGAGGAGAGGCCCcccttttcgttttcttttccttcccctCCTTAACCTGTGAGACGGCGGCGTCGCTCGAGAGGGGAATGCGGAGGATGGCGCTTCTCCCGCTCTCAGCTGTTTTTATTTAGATTTTGGGATCCGAGTGCCTGTTTTTGGGTTGGTGAATGGAAGAGAAGCTTGGGGAGGCTTTTCTCGCTGCAGGGTAGGCAATGTAAGCCCGGACCTAGCCGATCCCGTGGACCTTCCTCCTTCGGCACCGCGAACTCCTATGAAGCTGTCTACCATACTTGGACCCAAGTGTGGAAGGCACGGCTTGCTTCTTCTGCAAAGTTGAAAAACCGTGTCTGAAGAGGAAACTGGTAAAAGAACCAAGCCGACTTTTATTGAAGAAATAA
This window of the Nymphaea colorata isolate Beijing-Zhang1983 chromosome 2, ASM883128v2, whole genome shotgun sequence genome carries:
- the LOC116248973 gene encoding RING-H2 finger protein ATL70-like, with the protein product MSNNTGVSDNDPKDVPASGIAYGTGFALGVFLLITTITVVSYFCARASTTTRRQLPQSDHPINRLVVVGGGLDDATLRSYPTLTYSEATLPRDSDIPNRCAICLADYNDSDVLRLLPDCGHLFHLNCLDRWLKQHPTCPICRTSPPPYSMPTSSAVAVPLAQVV